A DNA window from Setaria viridis chromosome 2, Setaria_viridis_v4.0, whole genome shotgun sequence contains the following coding sequences:
- the LOC117843243 gene encoding uncharacterized protein, whose product MEVASSSSASPSAPPPPASSKPALRLNPAAVLLRRLPTPTPTTATPVTASASPERPGGAANPLVAFLSSLIPWREQRPPKKQPDHPAATASASASAAAARRAAKAAAEEEAEARQLVGCAVPLFRPYVAQLPWHGGARAWLSKLFPRYGHYCGPNWSSGKEAGSVLWDRRPVDHLDFCCYCHDMAYDTHDQAQLLRADLAFLRCLESSRQTPARDGIAAAAIYRAMCIFGLKTILIPYRTNLVRLQTGPNYADFFADFVKRVASSSGRPTGGEKQRL is encoded by the exons atggaggtcgcctcctcgtcctccgcctcgccttccgcgccgccgccgccggcatcatCTAAGCCGGCGCTCCGGCTCAACCCCGcggccgtcctcctccgccgcctccccacccCGACCCCGACCACCGCGACCCCCGTCACCGCGTCAGCGTCCCCCGAGcggcccggcggcgcggccaacCCGCTCGtcgccttcctctcctccctcatcCCCTGGCGGGAGCAGCGGCCGCCGAAGAAACAGCCGGACCACCCCGCCGCAACCGCatcggcctccgcctccgccgccgcggcgcggagggccgccaaggcggcggccgaggaggaggcggaggcgcggcagcTGGTGGGCTGCGCGGTGCCGCTGTTCCGGCCGTACGTGGCGCAGCTCCCGTggcacggcggcgcgcgggcgtggCTGTCCAAGCTCTTCCCCCGCTACGGCCACTACTGCGGGCCCAACTGGTCCAGCGGCAAGGAGGCCGGCTCCGTGCTCTGGGACCGCCGCCCCGTCGACCACCTCGACTTCTGCTGCTACTGCCACGACATGGCCTACGACACCCACGACCAGGCGCAGCTCCTCCGCGCCGACCTCGCCTTCCTCCGCTGCCTCGAGAGCAGCCGCCAGACCCCCGCACGCGacggcatcgccgccgccgccatctacCGCGCTATGTGCATCTTCG GACTAAAGACGATCCTGATCCCGTACCGGACAAACCTCGTGCGGCTGCAGACCGGCCCGAATTACGCCGATTTCTTCGCCGATTTCGTGAAGAGGGTCGCGTCGTCGTCGGGCAGGCCGACCGGTGGCGAGAAGCAGAGATTGTGA
- the LOC117843242 gene encoding uncharacterized protein — protein sequence MSLSPADGAAYWLRWQVFVCGALIALPAAAAAALLPRLRRAVPPLRATDLWVPCWARLHPGWLLGYRAFALAAAVALLARLLIGHGISVFYFYTQWTFLLVTIYFAFATAISAHGCWVYSKKSSRKADESHGFLNDDVENRGLSSSVSVEREKDETNKLPSYYEQIVNEKRAGFWGRCMQIIYQTSAGATMLTDVTFWGLLVPFFYRDKFGLSLVTDGMHSLNAVFLLIDTVLNNMPFPWYRMAFFVFWSCAYVTFQWVLHACGGLSWWPYPFLDLSSSGAPLWYFGMAIAHIPCFFLYWLIVKAKHAYFPRMFPHAYARTV from the exons aTGTCGCTGTCGCCGGCGGACGGCGCGGCGTACTGGCTGCGGTGGCAGGTCTTCGTCTGCGGCGCGCTCATCgcgctcccggcggcggccgcggcggcgctgctgccgcGGCTGCGGAGGGCGGTGCCGCCCCTGCGCGCCACCGACCTGTGGGTCCCCTGCTGGGCGCGCCTCCACCCGGGCTGGCTCCTCGGCTACCGCGCcttcgcgctcgccgccgcggtcgcGCTCCTCGCGCGACTCCTCATCGGCCACGGCATCTCCGTCTTCTACTTCTACACCCA GTGGACCTTTCTATTGGTCACCATATATTTTGCG TTTGCAACAGCCATATCAGCTCATGGATGTTGGGTGTACTCAAAGAAAAGCTCAAGGAAAGCTGATGAATCCCATGGATTTCTTAATGACGATGTTGAAAATCGTGGCCTTTCCTCTTCTGTATCTGTAGAGAGGGAAAAGGATGAGACGAACAAGTTGCCGAGCTATTATGAACAAATAGTGAACGAGAAAAGAGCTGGGTTCTGGGGACGTTGCATGCAAATCATATACCAG ACTAGTGCAGGTGCAACAATGTTGACTGATGTCACATTTTGGGGGCTCCTTGTGCCATTTTTCTACCGTGACAAGTTTGGGTTATCATTG GTCACTGATGGCATGCACTCTCTAAATGCCGTTTTTCTACTCATAGACACAGTTCTCAACAATATG CCTTTTCCCTGGTACCGAATGGCTTTCTTTGTTTTCTGGAGCTGTGCCTATGTAACATTCCAGTGGGTTCTTCATGCTTGTGGTGGCTTATCCTG GTGGCCGTACCCATTTCTGGACCTTTCATCGTCTGGAGCCCCTCTATG GTACTTCGGCATGGCCATCGCTCACATCCCCTGCTTCTTTCTTTACTGGTTGATCGTGAAGGCGAAGCACGCTTACTTCCCAAGGATGTTCCCACATGCTTATGCTAGGACAGTATAG
- the LOC140221968 gene encoding uncharacterized protein, whose amino-acid sequence MEPHPPTDDEDDLPEADDFDPTEVFTVEDFLAEDEIVEEFVMQIGDGLKADIEGGTSSVTRRRRQSGPRRYIPRSREQGHDDLVANYFSANPIFTDEMFRRRFRMNKPLFLRIVETLSNWDPYFTRRVDATGREGHSPLQKCTAAIRMLAYGSPADQLDDVLKIAASTSLEILGKFAVGVIECFGQEYLRPPTSDELEKILQENEARGFPGMLGSIDCMHWAWKNCPKDWAGMFTRGDKGVPTMILEAVVSHNLRIWHAFFGTAGSQNDINVLNKSPLFINVLKGEAPRVQYTVNGKQYDMGYYLADKIYPEWAVFLKTITAPQTREDKLFALMQEGARKDVECAFGVLQSRFDIVRRPARLWNREDVINIMQACVILHNMIVEDEKELARVSLDLNENASTTIVLPPEVHISDNPNPCFAEVLRRNSVIQARPTHRQLRDDLVEHIWHRYGNKKIRYEYFSRI is encoded by the coding sequence ATGGAACCACATCCACCTaccgatgatgaagatgatctACCAGAAGCCGATGACTTTGATCCTACAGAGGTGTTCACCGTGGAAGATTTCCTAGCAGAAGATGAAATTGTAGAAGAATTTGTGATGCAGATTGGAGATGGATTAAAGGCAGACATCGAAGGAGGAACATCGTCTGTGACTCGGCGCCGACGACAAAGTGGACCAAGGAGGTACATACCAAGGAGTCGAGAACAAGGTCATGATGATCTTGTTGCTAATTATTTTTCTGCAAATCCTATCTTCACCGATGAGATGTTTCGTAGAAGGTTTCGAATGAATAAACCATTATTCCTGCGCATCGTTGAAACTCTTAGTAATTGGGATCCTTATTTTACTAGAAGAGTTGATGCAACTGGTAGAGAGGGACATTCACCCCTTCAGAAGTGTACTGCAGCAATCCGGATGCTAGCATATGGCTCGCCGGCCGACCAACTTGACGACGTCCTAAAAATTGCTGCAAGCACTTCTTTGGAGATTCTTGGAAAATTTGCTGTAGGTGTGATTGAATGTTTTGGTCAAGAGTACCTGCGCCCTCCTACAAGTGACGAACTAGAAaaaattttgcaagaaaatGAGGCTCGTGGTTTTCCAGGAATGTTGGGAAGCATCGATTGTATGCATTGGGCATGGAAGAATTGTCCTAAAGATTGGGCAGGCATGTTCACACGTGGTGACAAAGGTGTTCCTACTATGATTCTTGAAGCAGTGGTATCTCATAATCTTCGTATCTGGCATGCTTTCTTTGGTACCGCCGGGTCTCAGAATGACATCAATGTCCTAAACAAGTCACCATTGTTCATCAATGTTCTAAAAGGGGAAGCTCCAAGGGTACAATACACCGTAAATGGAAAACAGTATGATATGGGCTACTATCTCGCTGATAAAATATATCCAGAATGGGCGGTCTTCTTGAAAACAATAACAGCCCCCCAGACTCGTGAAGACAAATTATTTGCATTGATGCAAGAAGGAGCAAGGAAGGATGTCGAATGCGCATTTGGCGTATTGCAATCCCGCTTTGATATTGTTCGTCGGCCAGCAAGGTTATGGAATCGGGAGGATGTTATCAACATAATGCAAGCTTGTGTTATCCTTCATAATATGATAGTGGAGGATGAGAAGGAATTGGCTAGAGTTTCCTTGGATTTGAATGAGAATGCAAGTACGACGATTGTGCTCCCGCCTGAAGTGCATATAAGTGATAACCCCAATCCATGCTTCGCGGAGGTGCTTAGAAGGAATTCCGTTATCCAAGCACGGCCAACGCATAGACAACTCAGGGACGATCTTGTTGAACACATATGGCATCGCTatggaaacaaaaaaattaGATATGAATA
- the LOC117843240 gene encoding uncharacterized protein, with protein sequence MAPAPAERTIDDLPDHVLTEVMLRVPTPAALVHAAAVSKRWRGVIVTSTGKFLEDYRARHKSSPFLGLYIPREFGGLPSFQMADSIQSADDDDDRDLDLQHAAAKALTFSLGGLQRHREWRLLDCYNGRLLLARGGESLEVYNPLSRERISVGLPQDFILPDGFSTCLLQGHGDHGSSFRVVSVQSHRRDRMVHAVEYDSCRKSWNHHPDRKILKNIEGTQREVMHAGNLILCKYTGASLLLLDTGEMQFSVLPLPGDNNPKRYAIGEMEDGVCCLAAVEPVGKLNIPHLRVWRLEKLDWKLEKAMKVAQVLGKHAPDGPLYYQARKVTNGMAVLCSTGRNLHFVIDLKTFRVMEKFEFNRDLPAFPMQMHWPPAFSVATISGELSTPKDGAAVRGGEAEGAETDGKCEEEAAETSSENEDAAEDSDTEGDAAEESPPPSPPSRGRCCKRVGTPDLTPEDDEAEEGKKLLADGEVLAVALQSQKNKSMNPPVATISVMNPGSSEGAETDFRRRRQLGERGNSPQPPPDHLRCRRSDGKKWRCSGRALPTVSFCEYHYVKANKGKKLPADGEVLAVALQRLKNKGKGRKNCKKNFCNSCINK encoded by the exons atggcgccggcgccggcggaacGCACCATCGACGACCTCCCCGACCATGTCCTCACCGAGGTCATGCTTCGCGTCCCGACGCCGGCCGCCCTCGTGCACGCCGCGGCCGTCTCGAAGCGCTGGCGCGGTGTCATCGTCACCTCCACCGGCAAGTTCCTGGAAGACTACCGCGCGCGCCACAAGTCTTCGCCCTTCCTTGGGCTCTACATCCCGCGCGAGTTCGGTGGCCTGCCCTCATTCCAGATGGCAGATTCAATCCAGtctgccgacgacgacgacgaccgcgacCTCGACCTCCAGCACGCCGCAGCCAAGGCCTTAACCTTCAGCCTCGGCGGCCTTCAGAGACATCGAGAGTGGCGCCTCCTGGACTGTTAcaacggccgcctcctccttgccAGGGGCGGCGAATCCCTCGAGGTGTACAACCCGTTGTCCCGGGAACGCATCTCGGTGGGCCTTCCGCAGGATTTCATCCTCCCGGATGGCTTCTCAACGTGCTTGCTGCAAGGCCATGGCGACCACGGGTCGTCATTCCGAGTGGTCTCCGTGCAGAGCCATCGGCGTGACCGGATGGTTCATGCTGTTGAGTACGACTCTTGTAGGAAGAGTTGGAATCATCACCCGGACAGGAAGATCCTGAAGAACATTGAGGGGACTCAACGTGAGGTGATGCACGCTGGCAACCTCATCTTATGCAAATACACTGGTGCATCCTTGCTCTTGCTGGACACGGGGGAGATGCAGTTTTCCGTCCTTCCCCTTCCAGGTGACAACAATCCGAAAAGATATGCTATAGGAGAGATGGAGGATGGTGTGTGCTGTCTTGCAGCAGTTGAGCCAGTTGGCAAATTGAACATCCCCCACTTGAGAGTGTGGAGGCTGGAGAAGCTGGACTGGAAGCTGGAGAAGGCAATGAAAGTTGCGCAGGTGCTCGGCAAGCATGCCCCTGATGGACCTTTGTACTATCAAGCTCGTAAGGTGACAAATGGAATGGCTGTTTTGTGCTCGACTGGGCGCAATCTGCATTTTGTTATTGACCTGAAGACGTTTCGTGTGATGGAGAAGTTTGAGTTCAATAGGGATCTCCCTGCTTTTCCTATGCAAATGCATTGGCCGCCTGCCTTTTCGGTGGCTACAATCAGTGGTGAGCTGTCCACACCCAAAGATGGCGCTGCTGTACGTGGGGGTGAAGCGGAAGGTGCCGAGACCGACGGCAAGTGTGAAGAGGAAGCTGCTGAGACCAGCAGCGAGAATGAAGATGCGGCAGAGGACTCCGACACTGAAGGAGATGCAGCGGAGGAGTCCCCTCCTCCATCCCCTCCTTCACGCGGTCGCTGCTGTAAGCGAGTGGGCACCCCAGACCTGACTCCGGAGGATGATGAAGCGGAGGAGGGCAAGAAGCTGCTAGCGGATGGGGAGGTCCTTGCTGTTGCTCTCCAGAGCCAGAAGAACAAGAGCATGAATCCACCGGTGGCTACAATTAGTG TAATGAATCCTGGCAGCAGTGAAGGCGCTGAGACCGACTTCCGCCGACGGCGGCAGTTGGGGGAGCGTGGCAACTCTCCGCAGCCTCCACCTGACCACCTCCGGTGCCGCCGCAGCGATGGGAAGAAGTGGCGCTGCTCAGGCCGTGCTCTCCCAACTGTAAGCTTCTGCGAGTATCACTACGTAAAAGCCAACAAGGGCAAGAAGCTACCAGCAGATGGGGAGGTCCTTGCTGTTGCTCTCCAGAGGCTGAAGAACAAGGGGAAGGGCCGGAAGAACTGCAAGAAGAACTTCTGCAACAGCTGCATTAATAAATG A
- the LOC117845981 gene encoding uncharacterized protein: MAPSKMSFVIALLVALAAATPSAAFSFPPILPCIPGLPRIPLFPCVEPPPLKPVPECLTPLMNMVPACTAFLTDDADVTAPPAACCEGFREVSHMGAAICYCYVANGDIGRLLPAPMNFTRMYSLSIVCGSNFELKALAEHLPCTQDNGVPPMPLPPSPPAAGKASPPAP; the protein is encoded by the exons ATGGCGCCATCCAAGATGAGCTTCGTGATCGCCTTGCTCGTCGCCTTGGCTGCGGCCACGCCATCGGCGGCGTTCTCGTTCCCTCCCATACTCCCTTGCATACCGGGGCTTCCTCGGATCCCGCTGTTCCCCTGCgtagagccgccgccgctgaagcCTGTGCCGGAGTGCCTGACGCCGCTGATGAATATGGTGCCAGCATGCACGGCGTTCCTCACCGACGACGCCGACGTGACGGCGCCTCCGGCCGCGTGCTGCGAGGGATTCAGAGAGGTCTCGCATATGGGAGCGGCCATCTGCTACTGCTACGTCGCCAACGGCGACATCGGCCGGCTCTTGCCGGCGCCGATGAACTTCACTCGCATGTACTCCCTCTCCATCGTGTGCGGCTCGAATTTTGAGTTGAAAGCGCTGGCCGAGCACTTGCCCTGCACCC AAGATAACGGTGTGCCGCCGATGCCGctgcctccgtcgccgccagcTGCTGGGAAGGCATCACCGCCGGCACCTTAG
- the LOC117843241 gene encoding thioredoxin reductase NTRC translates to MAVTRVAVAAALSVAPPSSRRRRVALPSSCRPLPTARPSKALHAAAAPAAGAVDEETPAASPPSDPSKVVENLVIIGSGPAGYTAAIYAARANLKPVVFEGYQAGGVPGGQLMTTTEVENFPGFPEGITGPDLMDRMRKQAERWGAELHQEDVEFVNVKSSPFVIRSSDREVKCHSVIIATGATAKRLRLPREDEFWSRGISACAICDGASPLFKGQVLAVVGGGDTATEEAIYLTKYARHVHLLVRKEQLRASKAMQDRVLNNPNITVHFNTEAVDVVSNDKGQMSGIQLKRTDTGEESVLEVKGLFYGIGHTPNSQLLQGQIELDSTGYILVKEGSAKTSVDGVFAAGDVQDHEWRQAITAAGSGCIAALSVERYLVANDLLVEFHQPVQEETKKEITDKDVEMGFDISRTKHKGQYALRKIYHESPRLICVLYTSPTCGPCRTLKPILSKVIDEYGKYVHFVEIDIEEDPEIAEAAGIMGTPCVQFFKNKEMLRTVSGVKMKKEYREFIESHK, encoded by the exons ATGGCGGTCACGCGCGTCGCCGTGGCCGCTGCCCTCTCGGTCGCCccgccctcctcccgccgccgccgggtcgccctcccctcctcctgccGGCCTCTGCCCACCGCCCGCCCGTCGAAGGcgctgcacgccgccgccgcccccgccgcaggCGCGGTCGACGAGGAGACCCCCGCCGCGTCGCCTCCCTCAG ATCCTAGCAAGGTAGTGGAGAACCTGGTGATCATCGGCTCCGGCCCGGCCGGGTACACTGCTGCGATTTACGCTGCCCGGGCGAACCTGAAGCCCGTCGTGTTCGAAGGCTACCAGGCGGGTGGTGTCCCCGGTGGGCAGCTGATGACCACGACCGAGGTGGAGAATTTCCCTGGTTTTCCAGAAGGTATAACCGGACCTGATCTGATGGACAG AATGCGGAAGCAAGCCGAACGCTGGGGTGCGGAGCTTCACCAAGAGGATGTTGAATTTGTAAATGTAAAGAGCAGCCCATTTGTTATCCGTAGCAGCGATCGTGAG gtgAAATGCCATAGTGTCATCATTGCAACTGGAGCTACAGCTAAGCGCCTCCGGTTGCCTCGAGAAGATGAATTTTGGAGTAGAGGTATCAGCGCATGTGCCATATGTGATGGAGCATCGCCACTGTTCAAGGGTCAAGTTCTTGCAGTTGTTGGAGGTGGTGATACAGCTACAGAGGAAGCAATATATTTGACAAAGTATGCTCGCCATGTTCATTTACTTGTTAGAAAGGAGCAGCTACGTGCATCCAAAGCTATGCAAGACAG AGTACTCAACAACCCCAACATAACAGTACATTTCAATACTGAAGCCGTGGATGTTGTTAGCAATGACAAAGGTCAGATGTCTGGCATTCAATTGAAGAGGACCGATACAGGAGAGGAATCAGTTCTTGAGGTGAAAGGTCTATTTTATGGCATAGGACATACTCCAAACAGTCAGCTGTTGCAAGGACAAATTGAACTTGATAGTACTGGCTATATTTTAGTTAAAGAAGGTTCAGCCAAAACTTCAGTGGATGGTGTATTTGCTGCTGGTGACGTTCAG GATCATGAATGGAGGCAAGCCATTACTGCAGCTGGGTCTGGATGCATAGCTGCTTTGTCAGTTGAAAGATACTTAGTTGCCAATGATCTTCTTGTTGAATTTCACCAG CCTGTTcaagaagaaacaaagaaggaaattACTGACAAAGATGTCGAAATGGGCTTTGACATTTCTCGCACAAAACACAAGGGACAG TATGCACTCCGCAAAATATACCATGAGAGTCCACGGCTCATTTGTGTTCTATACACTTCTCCCACATGTGGTCCTTGCAGAACCTTAAAACCAATTTTGAGCAAG GTCATAGATGAGTATGGTAAATACGTTCATTTTGTTGAAATTGACATTGAAGAGGATCCTGAAATAGCAGAAGCTGCAGGCATCATGGGAACACCTTGTGTTCAATTTTTTAAGAATAAAGAAATGCTCAG GACTGTTTCTGGTGTGAAAATGAAGAAGGAATATCGGGAGTTTATCGAGTCGCACAAATGA
- the LOC117845459 gene encoding small ribosomal subunit protein uS9m codes for MLLRRLLHSSRHFRHGLQTVAPATSASSSPLPFRRLPDLLLPARVLSPRLLSTSGRDDDGNKPWSFAGDSGDPDPFPHEEAAADAGEALPVGPAAVADEPWAKGFGVEDGDSGDVFEGIYKEAASAAPASGEAAPAGDEEQWTLSGDEKDPFADAVLGEGIDGIQGEGGGLDELDAGEDPEAELKRQKNMEREKELMEILKGPNRAFGDAIASSGITEGMIDSLILLKDVRDVPGMPPLTEIEDEAIEKLSATSSRAEVERQKQEEIAKARVRQVDEKGRAYGTGKRKCSIARVWIEPGDGKFIVNEKEFDAYFPILDHRADLLRPFTVTKTLGLWDVTCTVKGGGVSGQVGAIRLGISRALQNWEPGLRPYLKAAGYLTRDSRVVERKKPGKAKARKSFQWVKR; via the exons AtgctgctccgccgcctcctccactcctcccgcCACTTCCGCCACGGCCTCCAAACCGTAGCTCCGGCCACCAGCGCCTCGTCCTCTCCCCTACCATTTCGCCGCCTCCcggacctcctcctccccgcgcgcgTCCTCTCCCCACGGCTCCTCTCCACCTCCggccgcgacgacgacggcaacaAGCCGTGGAGCTTCGCCGGGGACTCAGGCGATCCGGACCCGTTCCCCCATgaggaagccgccgccgacgctggAGAGGCGCTGCCGGTAGGTCCcgcggccgtcgccgacgagccCTGGGCGAAGGGCTTCGGCGTGGAGGACGGCGATAGTGGGGACGTGTTCGAGGGGATCTACAaggaggcggcgtcggcggccccGGCGAGCGGAGAGGCGGCTCCGGCAGGCGACGAGGAGCAGTGGACACTGAGTGGGGATGAGAAGGATCCCTTTGCCGATGCTGTGCTTGGGGAGGGGATCGATGGGATTCAAGGTGAGGGTGGTGGGCTCGATGAGCTCGATGCGGGTGAAGACCCTGAGGCTGAGCTGAAGCGACAGAAGAAcatggagagggagaaggagctgATGGAGATACTCAAAG GTCCAAATCGTGCATTTGGTGATGCCATTGCTTCCTCTGGGATCACTGAGGGAATGATTGATAGTTTGATCCTCTTGAAGGATGTCAGGGATGTTCCGGGAATGCCTCCCCTAACTGAAATAGAAGATGAAGCTATCGAGAAACTGAGTGCAACATCAAGCAGAGCTGAAGTCGAGCGCCAAAAGCAAGAAGAAATTGCCAAGGCACGAGTAAGACAGGTTGATGAGAAAGGAAGGGCTTATGGAACAGGGAAAAGGAAATGCAGCATTGCCCGTGTTTGGATTGAGCCTGGTGATGGCAAATTCATTGTCAATGAAAAGGAGTTTGATGCTTACTTCCCAATCCTGGATCATCGAGCCGACCTTCTTCGTCCATTTACCGTTACCAAGACTTTGGGGCTTTGGGATGTGACCTGTACTGTGAAAGGTGGCGGTGTCTCAG GACAAGTTGGTGCTATCCGCTTGGGAATCAGCAGGGCCTTGCAGAATTGGGAACCAGGACTGCGTCCATACCTCAAAGCAG CTGGATATTTGACAAGAGATTCACGTGTGGTCGAAAGGAAAAAACCTGGAAAGGCAAAAGCAAGAAAGAGCTTCCAATGGGTCAAGCGGTAA
- the LOC140221967 gene encoding uncharacterized protein translates to MSSRMASLSKRKVTVPSKSKTAAAARTTRAVAAAAGAAATKVPRGSGSALAPNLVSLNNSATAADNSTHPPGGFMGLFNNESHLSQNSHFVGAPSHYAPFKAPRPVDVGVSFASMDALHDTENVRTEKRILWTPEEDEKLMSAWLKNSTDSSVGADRNNKHYWGDVVKSYNMTIPSQRKRNSKQAKDRWHKINRWIDLYECAYLKARRLFTSGYSDQMWIDTADKFYLEDNKKAKLGPFVLKNVWKICRDVAKWKTYNEDLKNARKRKSYRIEGEKDENDDIEEMLERPIGQKAAKKAALAAKMKSKGSSLDNDGKSKESAIDVEKLDKFSKIQEDLNANHMKVLELQQKLSSEKLETTRLAHLTAQETKEAKRLEKESKMMQAYNSLISQDTSSMSDEEKAERVAAMKCLRKSLFPEIS, encoded by the exons ATGTCTAGCAGGATGGCATCGCTTTCAAAGAGGAAGGTCACGGTACCTTCGAAGAgcaagacggcggcggcagcaagaacGACGCGGGCggttgcagcggcggcgggtgcggctgCGACCAAAGTTCCTCGTGGAAGCGGTTCGGCTCTAGCACCCAACCTCGTCAGCCTCAACAACAGTGCGACGGCGGC GGACAACAGCACACACCCTCCTGGTGGATTTATGGGCTTATTCAACAACGAATCCCATTTATCACAGAATTCACATTTTGTTGGTGCTCCATCTCATTATGCACCTTTCAAGGCACCAAGGCCTGTCGATGTTGGTGTCAGTTTTGCCTCAATGGATGCACTGCA TGATACTGAGAATGTCAGGACAGAGAAGCGGATCTTGTGGACACCAGAAGAAGATGAGAAATTGATGAGTGcttggttgaaaaattcaacagacTCATCCGTGGGAGCTGATAGGAACAACAAGCACTATTGGGGTGATGTTGTCAAGTCATACAACATGACTATCCCGTCACAGAGGAAAAGAAATTCAAAGCAAGCCAAGGATCGATGGCACAAGATTAATCGGTGGATTGATCTATATGAATGTGCATATTTGAAGGCTCGCAGATTATTCACAAGTGGCTACTCCGATCAGATGTGGATTGATACAGCAGACAAGTTCTATTTGGAAGACAACAAGAAGGCAAAGCTAGGTCCCTTTGTGTTAAAGAATGTTTGGAAAATATGCCGAGATGTGGCAAAGTGGAAAACATATAATGAAGACCTCAAGAATGCTCGTAAAAGAAAGTCATATCGCATTGAAGGAGAAAAGGATGAAAATGATGATATTGAAGAAATGCTAGAGCGACCTATTGGACAAAAGGCAGCTAAAAAGGCTGCTCTTGCTGCAAAAATGAAGTCTAAAGGATCAAGCCTGGATAATGATGGAAAATCAAAGGAATCGGCCATTGATGTGGAGAAGCTCGATAAATTTAGTAAAATTCAGGAAGATTTAAATGCAAACCACATGAAGGTACTGGAACTACAACAGAAGTTATCATCTGAAAAGCTTGAAACCACTAGACTGGCTCATCTTACTGCTCAAGAGACCAAAGAGGCAAAAAGGCTCGAGAAGGAATCAAAGATGATGCAAGCTTACAACTCTCTCATCTCTCAAGATACAAGTTCAATGTCTGATGAAGAAAAAGCTGAACGTGTTGCTGCCATGAAGTGTCTTAGGAAGTCTTTATTTCCTGAAATAAGCTAG